CTTTACCGCTATCGGATTTCAATCCACGCACCCACAGGGGGTGCGACTAATGGAATTTATTGCCACGTTTGACAATACATTGATTTCAATCCACGCACCCACAGGGGGTGCGACCCGGATCAAGTGGACCAGATGCTCTACTGTAGCCTAATTTCAATCCACGCACCCACAGGGGGTGCGACATACAGCATTTGAGGCATTAGAATCTGCCTACATATTTCAATCCACGCACCCACAGGGGGTGCGACACTTTAGGATTGCACGAATTAGTAGATTATGACATTTCAATCCACGCACCCACAGGGGGTGCGACCAGAATAGCCCAGAAGATAGCAGATGGACAATATATTTCAATCCACGCACCCACAGGGGGTGCGACCTACATGGAAGGCGATCCGGACACTGGAGAATATATTTCAATCCACGCACCCACAGGGGGTGCGACTAAATAACTACATTCTCTCCTAACATTAAGGACCAATTTCAATCCACGCACCCACAGGGGGTGCGACCATGTAACCGAGATTGACCGTGTAGGGTTTGTAGATTTCAATCCACGCACCCACAGGGGGTGCGACTAGGTTAACCGTATCAGCAGGGTAAAGGTATACGGTATTTCAATCCACGCACCCACAGGGGGTGCGACCTCTCACTCAAGGGCAAATAATAGAATTACCGATTTCAATCCACGCACCCACAGGGGGTGCGACATAGATAAAGCTATATTTTTGACTAAATTATCCAATTTCAATCCACGCACCCACAGGGGGTGCGACTCTGCACAGGTAGAGCAACTACAAGAGGAAAACGAATTTCAATCCACGCACCCACAGGGGGTGCGACCTATGGCAGTATGTGTATCGTTTACTCCTTCGATAGATTTCAATCCACGCACCCACAGGGGGTGCGACTATCTTTTTCACTCGGACCCAACCTTCTACTGGTTATTTCAATCCACGCACCCACAGGGGGTGCGACTTTCATCCAGAAGCAACAATTGATACTGCCGATATTTCAATCCACGCACCCACAGGGGGTGCGACTCGTCTGGTCTTAAATTTAATAAATCTTCAGGAATTTCAATCCACGCACCCACAGGGGGTGCGACACAGATTTACAAACGGTTTGAAGAACGTTGGAGCGAATTTCAATCCACGCACCCACAGGGGGTGCGACATACAGTGGTAGCAGTGACAACACAGTACGAAATTTCAATCCACGCACCCACAGGGGGTGCGACTTTATGCGCCGGTGGTGGGATGGGATAAAGCAAATTTCAATCCACGCACCCACAGGGGGTGCGACTGTATAAGTTAAAAATACTTGTATTAAAGGTATTATAAAAGTAAATCTGCGAACCTTTTTTAAAAGTATCCTTTAATACCCCAAAATAGCTAATATTTTATTTTGACATTTATGTTCACTACACATTCGCATTTAACTAGATTAGTTATTTCATTTATGATTGTGAAGTTAAAAATCCTACTAATTTTAAATACCTATATAACTATTACTCCCTCTGGATCATATGTTTTCTTAGCACCTACATGTTCAACTCTATTTTTCCAATTTGCTCCTAAAAAGTAATACCTTATACTATCCCTTTCTTTATCCATAATACTTTCCAATTTATGTCTTAGCTGGGCAAATTGGGCAGGGTCTAATAAGCACTCAAATACAGAGTTTTGGACTCTTTGTCCATAATCTTGGCAATATTTAGCAATATTCCTTAATCTCTTTTGACCCTCTAATGTTTGAGTGTTTACATCATATGTTATAAGAACCATCATATTATATCTCTCCTATTTATACAAGAATGGAGGATACCCATCAATATCTCCTCTTAAAAATCTAGCTAATAACATAGCTTGTACGTATGGTAGGAGTCCTACATTAATTTCTTCATTTATAAACGGATGCCTTATTGTTTCTTGCTTCCTTTTTTGCCATGCCATTAATACTTCTTTTTTTGTTTCCTGATTCATAATAATTCCATAAGTTTCTTTTTGAATGAAACCTTTTCCTGTTATTTGTTTTCTGTTAATCAATGTGACTGCTACTCTGTCAGCTAAATATGGTCTTAACTCTTCCATTAAGTCTAATGCCAAACTAGCTCTTCCCGGTCTATCTCTATGCAAAAATCCCACATAAGGATCAAGTCCTACAGCTTCAAGGGCAGACTGTGCATCATGGGCTAAAAGAGTATACAAAAATGAAAGTAATGCATTGAGGTTATCTAGTGGTGGCCTTCTTGTTCTCTTTTCCATATAAAAATCTTCTTTTTGCCATAAAATCAACTCATCAAATACCGAATAATATTCTCTAGCTCCTTCACCTTCTAAACCCCTTAATTCTTCTAAATTACTGCACCTATCTATATTATTAATTTTGTAACTTAGCCTATAGATCACTTCTTCAATCTTATTTTTATCTATAATTAAACTGTGATCCCTTATTGCTCTTCTTAAAACTGATCTACTATTTATCAACTTACCTAAAATAATATTTTTTCCAATCTCTAACGATGATTGAATACAATCTGCTCTTCTATATTGCTCTCTTCTCAATAATACATTCCCTTTTACTTCTCCTGAAACCCTAGCATAGAATTTTCCATACTCATTTAAAAAGGATAGACCTACATTTTTATCACAACATAACTTCATTAAAGCAGGGCTTGCACCAATATATCCAAAACACACAATTCCTTCTAAATTATGAATTGGCATACGAAATTTAGTTTCATCTTCTACTTTTATTACTACATTTTCTCCTTCTTTTGTTAAAAAAGCATTAGGGGTAGTAACATATAAAGTGTTTAATAGTTTTTTCACTCTTCTTCCAACCCCTTTTTAATATACTCTTTTACAGTAATTTTTTTATTTAAAATTTTAGGTTGACATAACTCTAACAAGGAACACATTTTACATTTTTTACTATAAACACCTTTAGGTGTTACTCCCCTTTTATATAATTGGTGCATTTCTTTAGATAGTTTCTTTAC
This region of Anaerobranca californiensis DSM 14826 genomic DNA includes:
- the cas2 gene encoding CRISPR-associated endonuclease Cas2; this translates as MMVLITYDVNTQTLEGQKRLRNIAKYCQDYGQRVQNSVFECLLDPAQFAQLRHKLESIMDKERDSIRYYFLGANWKNRVEHVGAKKTYDPEGVIVI
- the cas1c gene encoding type I-C CRISPR-associated endonuclease Cas1c, producing MKKLLNTLYVTTPNAFLTKEGENVVIKVEDETKFRMPIHNLEGIVCFGYIGASPALMKLCCDKNVGLSFLNEYGKFYARVSGEVKGNVLLRREQYRRADCIQSSLEIGKNIILGKLINSRSVLRRAIRDHSLIIDKNKIEEVIYRLSYKINNIDRCSNLEELRGLEGEGAREYYSVFDELILWQKEDFYMEKRTRRPPLDNLNALLSFLYTLLAHDAQSALEAVGLDPYVGFLHRDRPGRASLALDLMEELRPYLADRVAVTLINRKQITGKGFIQKETYGIIMNQETKKEVLMAWQKRKQETIRHPFINEEINVGLLPYVQAMLLARFLRGDIDGYPPFLYK